In Pyxidicoccus trucidator, a single genomic region encodes these proteins:
- a CDS encoding thioesterase II family protein, producing MRSATTPSPNPPDRWFPTRKPLTDPRMRLFCFPFAGGSAAIYNAWGAGMPAGVELCPVQLPGRERRLMEKPIDSLPALVDALLPVLAPLLDRPFAFFGYSMGSRISLEVTRRLHVRNGPMPRGLMMAAAGPPRENEREPIHHLPEAEFIAHLRKYDGTPEEILQHRELLELLLPTLRADFALAWWENGNHAVKLDVPISALGAVGDTHVPVAKLERWQEETKSEDFRVRHFPGGHFFIRQQQDAILAAVREDLGRWMASPA from the coding sequence ATGCGAAGCGCGACCACCCCGAGCCCGAATCCCCCTGACCGCTGGTTCCCCACGCGGAAGCCCCTGACGGACCCGCGCATGCGGCTGTTCTGCTTCCCGTTCGCCGGTGGCAGCGCGGCCATCTACAACGCGTGGGGCGCCGGCATGCCCGCGGGCGTGGAGCTGTGCCCCGTGCAGCTCCCCGGCCGCGAGCGGCGGCTGATGGAGAAGCCCATCGACAGCCTGCCCGCGCTGGTGGACGCGCTGCTGCCCGTGCTCGCGCCGCTGCTGGACCGGCCCTTCGCCTTCTTCGGCTACAGCATGGGCTCGCGCATCTCCCTGGAGGTGACGCGCCGCCTGCACGTGCGCAACGGCCCCATGCCCCGCGGCCTGATGATGGCCGCCGCCGGCCCGCCGCGTGAGAACGAGCGGGAGCCCATCCATCACCTGCCCGAGGCGGAGTTCATCGCCCACCTGCGCAAGTACGACGGCACGCCGGAGGAAATCCTCCAGCACCGCGAGCTGCTGGAGCTGCTGCTGCCCACGCTGCGCGCGGACTTCGCGCTCGCCTGGTGGGAGAACGGCAACCACGCGGTGAAGCTCGACGTCCCCATCTCCGCCCTGGGCGCGGTGGGCGACACGCACGTGCCCGTGGCCAAACTGGAGCGCTGGCAGGAGGAGACGAAGAGCGAGGACTTCCGCGTGCGCCACTTCCCCGGCGGCCACTTCTTCATCCGCCAGCAGCAGGACGCCATCCTCGCCGCGGTGCGCGAGGACCTCGGGCGCTGGATGGCGTCCCCGGCCTGA
- a CDS encoding 4'-phosphopantetheinyl transferase family protein, which produces MSTVTHLELKPDEVHVWIVEPERIDDRQLLEAYWGLLDAREREKQRRFRFERHQRQYLVSHALVRLTLSRYAPVAPQAWTFATNAYGRPEVQGEWGTKLRFNLSHTDGMALVAVGTGAELGADVEDAQRDGETAEIADHYFAASEVAALRSLPPERHRERFFEYWTLKESYIKARGAGLSLPLDQFAFHLEAGQSPRVSFDARMRDEPDAWQFVQLRPSERHQAAVALKRARGLPLSVRWQFTVPLSGDTTPPRIQAA; this is translated from the coding sequence ATGTCGACCGTCACCCACCTGGAGTTGAAGCCGGACGAGGTCCACGTGTGGATTGTCGAGCCGGAGCGCATCGACGACCGGCAGTTGCTGGAGGCCTACTGGGGGCTGCTGGATGCGAGGGAGCGCGAGAAGCAGCGCCGCTTCCGCTTCGAGCGCCACCAGCGGCAATACCTGGTGAGTCATGCGCTGGTGCGGCTGACGCTCTCGCGCTACGCGCCGGTGGCGCCGCAAGCGTGGACGTTCGCGACCAACGCCTACGGGCGGCCGGAGGTGCAGGGCGAGTGGGGCACGAAGCTGCGCTTCAACCTGTCCCACACGGACGGCATGGCGCTGGTGGCGGTGGGGACGGGAGCGGAGCTGGGCGCGGACGTGGAGGATGCGCAGCGGGACGGGGAGACGGCGGAGATCGCCGACCACTACTTCGCGGCCTCGGAGGTGGCGGCGCTGCGCTCGCTGCCGCCCGAGCGCCACCGGGAGCGCTTCTTCGAGTACTGGACGCTGAAGGAGTCGTACATCAAGGCGCGCGGCGCGGGGCTGTCGCTGCCGCTGGACCAGTTCGCCTTCCACCTGGAGGCGGGCCAGTCGCCGCGCGTCTCCTTCGACGCGCGGATGCGGGACGAGCCGGACGCGTGGCAGTTCGTGCAGCTGCGTCCCTCGGAGCGGCACCAGGCGGCGGTGGCGCTGAAGCGGGCGCGGGGCCTGCCGCTCAGCGTGCGCTGGCAGTTCACCGTGCCGCTGTCCGGGGACACGACGCCGCCCCGCATCCAGGCGGCGTGA
- a CDS encoding phosphatase domain-containing protein, with protein sequence MDLTAATKKLETLRTLMAGHTDTSEERRILELLTGATAAELNFLLTNVDLEALLSDMDDRVLGPDHHTALLDLLCSRRAAELSLPVRASLVTALQVGTTHLEGERRVRDLFLGLRGRELTTFKNLLDAGGNHQDLEKLLFDDVDDPALREEILAHIRREAEATPSGENKVLSDIDDTFYANLKDQRYPSKTVYPGVLAFYSELDRGPGLIPGREGDLTFVTARPMDALGVVENMTLDTLREHGVPPPAVLSGSFAHLLGNSRIADKKFDNFQRYIRAFPEYGFVFVGDSGQGDVEFGDRMLAAAPQAVHAVFIHDVVDTPEATRQSWREKRVYFFDTYVGAAIEAFNQGVISRDGVARVARAAQESMAGIAFKSPGQREARQQELERDLQRAAALISPPVAGR encoded by the coding sequence ATGGACCTGACTGCCGCGACGAAGAAGCTGGAGACGCTGCGCACCCTCATGGCCGGCCACACGGACACCTCCGAGGAGCGCCGCATCCTGGAGCTGCTCACCGGGGCCACCGCCGCGGAGCTCAACTTCCTGCTGACCAACGTGGACCTGGAAGCCCTGCTGAGTGACATGGACGACCGCGTCCTCGGCCCGGACCACCACACCGCCCTGCTGGACCTGCTGTGCTCCCGGCGAGCGGCCGAGCTGTCGCTGCCCGTGCGGGCCAGCCTGGTGACGGCGCTCCAGGTGGGCACCACCCATCTCGAGGGAGAGCGCCGCGTGCGGGACTTGTTCCTCGGGCTGCGCGGCCGGGAGCTGACCACCTTCAAGAACCTGCTCGACGCGGGCGGCAACCACCAGGACCTGGAGAAGCTCCTGTTCGACGACGTGGACGACCCGGCCCTGCGCGAGGAAATCCTCGCCCACATCCGCCGCGAGGCCGAGGCCACGCCCAGCGGAGAGAACAAGGTCCTCAGCGACATCGACGACACCTTCTACGCGAACCTCAAGGACCAGCGGTATCCGTCCAAGACGGTGTACCCGGGCGTGCTCGCCTTCTACTCGGAGCTGGACCGCGGCCCCGGCCTCATCCCCGGCCGGGAGGGGGACCTCACCTTCGTCACCGCGCGTCCCATGGACGCGCTGGGCGTGGTGGAGAACATGACGCTGGACACGCTGCGCGAGCACGGCGTCCCGCCGCCCGCCGTGCTCTCCGGCAGCTTCGCCCACCTCCTCGGCAACTCGCGCATCGCCGACAAGAAGTTCGACAACTTCCAGCGCTACATCCGCGCCTTCCCCGAGTACGGCTTCGTCTTCGTGGGAGACAGCGGCCAGGGCGACGTGGAGTTCGGCGACCGGATGCTGGCGGCGGCGCCGCAAGCGGTGCACGCCGTGTTCATCCACGACGTGGTGGACACGCCCGAGGCCACCCGCCAGTCCTGGCGCGAGAAGCGCGTCTACTTCTTCGACACCTACGTGGGCGCAGCGATTGAGGCCTTCAACCAGGGCGTCATCTCCCGGGACGGCGTGGCGCGAGTCGCCCGCGCCGCCCAGGAGTCCATGGCCGGCATCGCCTTCAAGTCGCCCGGCCAGCGCGAGGCCCGGCAGCAGGAGCTGGAGAGAGACCTCCAGCGGGCTGCGGCGCTCATCTCCCCGCCGGTGGCGGGACGCTGA
- a CDS encoding galactose oxidase-like domain-containing protein, with amino-acid sequence MSSGSGFKGPRGLAVLLGACVLAFTSGARAQVPAEVGQWTHLGTWPLSATHANLLPNGKVFVFGEFEEGSGPPVLWDPATGTLGFAATPDYNIFCAGHSFLADGRLLVTGGHTDSHIGLAETSIYDGATDTWMPGPDMNDFRWYPTNTTLPNGDVAILSGETHGAGMTNELVQVYQTGAPGGGPANTLRDLTTAVRDLPYYPRMFVAPNGKLFFAAPRRATMYLDTNGTGTWWEHGRSLFGGRTYGSAVYFDGKVMIVGGGDPPTATVELIDLNQSAPTWRYTASMSLPRRQCNATMLPDGTVLVTGGSSATGFSTASGAVKYAEVFSPATEKWTKLASAQDFHGYHATSLLLPDGRVLHGGGRNVRTMEIFSPPYLFKGARPTLASAPDVVEPGTSFSVSSPEAASIRKVTLIGLGAPTHAIDQGQRFVTLGFTPTAGGLSITAPATNVEAPPGPYMLFLVDDKGVPSVGKIVTVALEPQKLRRVVSFSDVWRYDARGVDPGADWRLRDFDDSAWSSGPGQLGYGDDDEGTELPRTSPSQSSVYFRKDLTLDRPVTRAQLELLFDDGVGVWVNGVPVFAKNLDSGLEHGAYASDSASNAYVRTAVPLSGNPFVVGHNVIAVMVKQVSATSEDLTFALGLEVELSDDGPAPDTLTLVSPNGGEELIVGTSSTIRWNTSGSVPTVDLALSTDEGANWAPIASAVANTGVYTWQVPNLPTAHALVRVSRAGGGTPVDVSNGVFSISTVRRELLIPWRSTWKYQDSGVDPGASWKTAGFDDGAWPSGAGQLGYGDGDETTVLLRTTPSQTSTYFRKKITVSGQVTSATLDVLYDDGIVVYVNGTQVLVRNVSASNTVHAKYANAGAENSSATESLLPEVFVQGENTLAVVVKQVGATSPDLTFDLSLELGISVPPPAGR; translated from the coding sequence ATGTCATCTGGATCAGGATTCAAGGGACCGCGTGGGCTCGCGGTGCTGCTGGGGGCGTGTGTGCTGGCCTTCACCTCGGGAGCACGGGCCCAGGTGCCAGCGGAAGTCGGGCAGTGGACGCACCTGGGGACCTGGCCGCTGTCCGCCACGCACGCCAACCTCCTCCCCAACGGGAAGGTGTTCGTCTTCGGCGAGTTCGAGGAGGGCTCGGGCCCGCCGGTGCTGTGGGACCCCGCCACCGGCACGCTCGGGTTCGCGGCCACACCCGACTACAACATCTTCTGCGCGGGGCACTCGTTCCTCGCCGACGGACGGCTGCTGGTGACGGGCGGGCACACGGACTCGCACATCGGGCTGGCCGAGACGTCCATCTATGACGGGGCCACGGACACGTGGATGCCCGGCCCCGACATGAACGACTTCCGGTGGTACCCCACCAACACCACGCTGCCCAACGGTGACGTGGCCATCCTCTCCGGAGAGACGCACGGGGCGGGGATGACCAACGAACTGGTGCAGGTGTACCAGACGGGGGCTCCGGGCGGCGGCCCCGCCAACACGCTGCGGGATTTGACCACCGCGGTGAGAGACCTGCCGTACTACCCGCGCATGTTCGTGGCGCCCAACGGCAAGCTCTTCTTCGCCGCCCCCCGGCGCGCCACCATGTACCTGGACACGAATGGCACGGGCACCTGGTGGGAGCACGGCCGCAGCCTCTTCGGAGGCCGCACCTACGGCTCGGCGGTGTACTTCGACGGCAAGGTGATGATTGTCGGAGGAGGGGACCCGCCCACGGCCACCGTGGAGCTCATCGACCTCAACCAGTCGGCGCCGACGTGGCGCTACACCGCCTCCATGTCGCTGCCCCGGCGGCAGTGCAACGCCACCATGCTGCCGGACGGCACGGTGCTCGTCACGGGAGGCTCCAGCGCCACCGGCTTCAGCACCGCCTCCGGCGCGGTGAAGTACGCGGAGGTCTTCAGCCCCGCCACGGAGAAGTGGACGAAGCTGGCCTCCGCCCAGGACTTCCATGGGTACCACGCCACGTCGCTGCTGCTACCGGACGGGCGCGTCCTGCACGGCGGGGGCCGCAACGTGCGCACGATGGAGATCTTCTCGCCGCCGTATCTCTTCAAGGGTGCGCGTCCCACCCTGGCCTCCGCCCCCGACGTGGTGGAGCCGGGCACGAGCTTCAGCGTGTCCTCACCGGAGGCGGCCTCCATCCGCAAGGTGACGCTCATCGGGCTGGGCGCGCCGACCCACGCCATCGACCAGGGGCAACGCTTCGTCACCCTGGGCTTCACGCCGACCGCGGGCGGGCTGAGCATCACCGCGCCCGCCACCAACGTGGAGGCGCCTCCGGGCCCGTACATGCTCTTCCTCGTCGACGACAAGGGCGTACCGTCCGTGGGGAAGATCGTGACGGTGGCACTGGAGCCGCAGAAGCTCCGGCGGGTGGTGTCGTTCAGCGACGTGTGGCGGTACGACGCCCGGGGCGTGGACCCCGGTGCGGACTGGAGGCTCCGGGACTTCGACGACTCCGCGTGGAGTTCGGGTCCGGGGCAGCTCGGCTATGGGGACGACGACGAGGGGACGGAGCTGCCGCGCACGTCGCCGTCGCAGTCCTCGGTGTACTTCCGCAAGGACCTCACCCTGGACAGGCCCGTCACCCGCGCGCAATTGGAGCTGCTCTTCGACGACGGCGTCGGCGTGTGGGTCAACGGCGTGCCCGTGTTCGCGAAGAACCTGGACAGCGGCCTGGAGCACGGCGCGTATGCCTCCGACTCGGCGAGCAACGCGTACGTCCGTACCGCCGTGCCGCTGTCGGGCAACCCCTTCGTGGTGGGGCACAACGTCATCGCCGTCATGGTGAAGCAGGTGAGCGCCACCTCCGAGGACCTGACCTTCGCCCTGGGACTGGAGGTGGAGCTGAGCGACGACGGGCCCGCACCCGACACGCTCACCCTGGTCTCGCCCAACGGCGGTGAGGAGCTGATTGTCGGCACCTCTTCCACCATCCGCTGGAACACCAGCGGCAGCGTGCCCACCGTGGACCTGGCGCTGTCGACGGACGAGGGCGCCAACTGGGCGCCCATCGCCTCCGCGGTGGCGAACACGGGCGTCTACACCTGGCAGGTGCCCAACCTGCCTACCGCACATGCGCTGGTGCGCGTGTCCCGCGCCGGTGGGGGCACTCCGGTGGATGTGAGCAACGGCGTCTTCTCCATCTCCACCGTGCGGCGGGAGCTGCTCATCCCCTGGCGCTCCACCTGGAAGTACCAGGACAGCGGGGTGGACCCGGGGGCGTCCTGGAAGACGGCGGGCTTCGACGATGGCGCGTGGCCCTCCGGCGCGGGGCAGCTCGGCTACGGCGACGGGGACGAGACGACCGTGCTGCTGCGGACCACGCCGTCGCAGACGAGCACCTACTTCCGCAAGAAGATCACCGTGTCCGGCCAGGTGACGAGCGCCACGCTGGACGTGCTCTATGACGACGGCATCGTGGTGTACGTGAATGGGACGCAGGTGCTCGTCCGCAACGTGAGCGCCAGCAACACCGTGCACGCGAAGTACGCGAACGCGGGCGCGGAGAACTCCAGCGCAACGGAGTCACTGTTGCCGGAGGTGTTCGTGCAAGGGGAGAACACCCTCGCCGTCGTGGTGAAGCAGGTGGGCGCGACGTCGCCCGACCTGACCTTCGACCTGTCCCTGGAGCTGGGAATCAGCGTCCCGCCACCGGCGGGGAGATGA
- a CDS encoding glycosyltransferase, with the protein MELFPIHLLFIVVLMNRYILGPFLRRLRGQRFDRVDDTFLPRVAIVIPLFNEGKGIFHAVRSLLEQDYPGHLLQIVVVDDCSKDDSFAWALKAGEGHANVVVLRNPENMGKRKGINRGVKAAVDAEIIVSVDSDVIVDKSAVRQLVRRFTSPRIAAVGGRTFVTNRHQNWLTRMIEIKFHFAQEWLKDLERSFRQVMCLTGCLTAYRRHVLLELEPILEARSIAGVPIKYGEDRFLTRQIVKHNYETVYTLDAFCFTAAPATLAGYFSQQLRWRRSNLVDLLGGLSHAWRLHPVVTVHYVSQLALLLSYPVVIVHNVLNGEFWDILAFHFLVIGLLGIIYRFETRHLPDDRRVHGASFLPMAMLMPVTYALFTPLALLTLDSGSWETRGSPSSAPAESPADNGGGLPPTHAGEGSHP; encoded by the coding sequence ATGGAGCTCTTTCCCATTCATCTGCTGTTCATCGTGGTGCTGATGAACCGCTACATCCTCGGTCCCTTCCTGCGGCGCCTGCGAGGCCAGCGGTTCGACCGGGTGGACGACACGTTCCTTCCCCGGGTGGCCATCGTCATCCCGCTCTTCAACGAGGGGAAGGGCATCTTCCATGCCGTCCGCAGCCTGCTGGAGCAGGACTATCCCGGCCACCTGCTGCAGATCGTCGTGGTGGATGACTGCTCCAAGGACGACAGCTTCGCCTGGGCGCTGAAGGCCGGAGAGGGGCACGCCAACGTCGTCGTGCTGCGCAACCCGGAGAACATGGGCAAGCGCAAGGGCATCAACCGGGGCGTGAAGGCCGCCGTCGACGCGGAGATCATCGTGTCGGTGGACTCGGACGTCATCGTCGACAAGTCCGCGGTCCGGCAGCTGGTGCGCCGCTTCACCAGTCCCCGCATCGCCGCCGTGGGTGGCCGCACCTTCGTGACGAACCGTCACCAGAACTGGCTGACGCGGATGATTGAAATCAAGTTCCACTTCGCCCAGGAGTGGCTGAAGGACCTGGAGCGCAGCTTCCGGCAGGTGATGTGCCTGACGGGCTGCCTCACCGCGTACCGCCGCCACGTGTTGCTGGAGCTGGAGCCCATCCTCGAGGCCCGCTCCATCGCCGGCGTCCCCATCAAGTACGGCGAGGACCGCTTCCTCACGCGGCAGATCGTCAAGCACAACTACGAGACGGTCTACACGCTGGACGCCTTCTGCTTCACCGCCGCGCCGGCCACGCTGGCCGGGTACTTCTCGCAGCAGCTGCGGTGGCGGCGCTCCAACCTGGTGGACCTGCTGGGGGGCCTGTCTCACGCCTGGCGGCTGCATCCGGTGGTGACGGTCCACTACGTGTCACAGCTCGCGCTGCTGCTCTCGTATCCCGTGGTCATCGTCCACAACGTCCTCAACGGCGAGTTCTGGGACATCCTCGCCTTCCACTTCCTGGTCATCGGCCTGCTGGGCATCATCTACCGGTTCGAGACCCGGCACCTGCCGGACGACCGGCGCGTGCATGGCGCGAGCTTCCTGCCCATGGCGATGCTGATGCCGGTGACCTACGCGCTGTTCACGCCGCTCGCGCTGCTGACACTGGACTCGGGGAGCTGGGAGACGCGGGGCAGTCCCAGCAGCGCTCCGGCCGAGTCGCCCGCGGACAACGGCGGCGGCCTTCCTCCCACCCACGCTGGTGAGGGCTCTCATCCATGA
- a CDS encoding Rieske 2Fe-2S domain-containing protein produces the protein MQITFLGHAGFVVETAGAIVVMDPWLSPQGAFDSAWMQLPRNHHLAPLVREKLETPGKERFLYISHEHKDHFDPEFLATVQRRDFTVLVPRFHRSELQDVFAKYGCKRVIACEDGREVPIKGGYIKLFVSEQGTNRDSAVMVRGDTQCFLNLNDCKLHDRMARIVAEEGPIDVFSAQFSGAIWHPTCYEYAPEVYSAISLKKRDSKFEAVARALEQVQPRAYIAAAGPACFLDPAQFHLNFEKVNIFPNATHLFEFMRKRLPDAATRYLEPMPGDVLDARTLEFVSLSPERVTPENLEQYLRDYAAMQEHVFRERRRNMMRAEVDEIHERLRVELQRKLDLLELHERVGMPLYVELTELPERLLRVDFKGRRVDVVPELREAVRYTMKVRAADIVRVLDRKLNWEDFLLSFRLRLSRNPDVYEPVLHGFLGVEIEDMREFCEGIRSTEAQRERTVVDVGGKRFSIQKFCPHQGADLSEGWVEEGRYLVCPRHRWQFDMQDGGRCTQNASSLCAEPVSEREPDKADKSAAPVSLLQPRL, from the coding sequence ATGCAGATTACGTTCCTGGGCCACGCCGGCTTCGTCGTGGAGACCGCGGGGGCCATCGTCGTCATGGACCCGTGGCTCTCTCCTCAGGGCGCCTTCGACTCGGCGTGGATGCAGCTCCCTCGAAACCACCACCTGGCCCCGTTGGTGCGCGAGAAGCTGGAGACCCCGGGCAAGGAGCGCTTCCTCTACATCAGCCACGAGCACAAGGACCACTTCGACCCGGAGTTCCTCGCCACCGTGCAGCGGCGGGACTTCACGGTGCTGGTGCCGCGCTTCCACCGCTCGGAGCTGCAGGACGTCTTCGCGAAGTACGGCTGCAAGCGCGTCATCGCCTGCGAGGACGGACGCGAGGTCCCCATCAAGGGCGGCTACATCAAGCTGTTCGTCTCCGAGCAGGGCACCAACCGCGACTCGGCGGTGATGGTGCGCGGGGACACCCAGTGCTTCCTCAACCTCAACGACTGCAAGCTCCATGACCGGATGGCGCGCATCGTCGCGGAGGAGGGGCCCATCGACGTCTTCTCCGCCCAGTTCTCCGGGGCCATCTGGCACCCCACCTGCTACGAGTACGCGCCCGAGGTGTACTCCGCAATCTCCCTGAAGAAGCGGGACAGCAAGTTCGAGGCGGTGGCCCGCGCGCTGGAGCAGGTGCAGCCCCGCGCGTACATCGCCGCGGCGGGCCCCGCGTGCTTCCTGGACCCGGCCCAGTTCCACCTCAACTTCGAGAAGGTGAACATCTTCCCGAACGCGACGCACCTCTTCGAGTTCATGCGCAAGCGGCTGCCGGACGCGGCCACGCGCTACCTGGAGCCCATGCCCGGGGACGTGCTGGACGCGCGCACGCTGGAGTTCGTCTCGCTGTCCCCGGAGCGCGTGACGCCGGAGAACCTCGAGCAGTACCTGCGCGACTACGCGGCGATGCAGGAGCACGTCTTCCGCGAGCGGCGACGCAACATGATGCGCGCCGAGGTGGATGAGATTCACGAGCGGCTGCGCGTGGAGCTGCAGCGCAAGCTGGACCTGTTGGAGCTGCACGAGCGCGTGGGCATGCCGCTGTACGTGGAGCTGACGGAGCTGCCCGAGCGGCTGCTCCGGGTGGACTTCAAGGGCCGGCGCGTGGACGTGGTGCCGGAGCTCCGCGAGGCGGTGCGCTACACGATGAAGGTGCGCGCGGCGGACATCGTGCGGGTGCTGGACCGGAAGCTGAACTGGGAGGACTTCCTGCTGTCCTTCCGCCTGCGGCTCAGCCGCAACCCGGATGTGTACGAGCCCGTGCTCCACGGCTTCCTGGGCGTGGAGATCGAGGACATGCGCGAGTTCTGCGAGGGCATCCGCTCCACGGAGGCGCAGCGCGAGCGCACCGTGGTGGACGTGGGCGGCAAGCGCTTCTCCATCCAGAAGTTCTGCCCCCACCAGGGCGCGGACCTGTCCGAGGGCTGGGTGGAGGAGGGCCGCTACCTCGTGTGTCCCCGGCACCGCTGGCAGTTCGACATGCAGGACGGCGGCCGCTGCACGCAGAACGCCTCCAGCCTCTGCGCGGAGCCCGTGTCCGAGCGGGAGCCGGACAAGGCCGACAAGTCGGCCGCGCCCGTATCGCTGCTCCAGCCTCGCCTGTAG
- a CDS encoding carbohydrate-binding protein → MTRNRFLASTCGALLALATASGCGNPGNEGSDSPGAVEPPVEQPQLPSPDPSEPPGGQPTEPAPTPEPTPEPTPEPTPVPTPDPSPAPEPSPAPEPTPTPTPPPTTPNKPGMDKFGVTQLYPTVAGGEEWSLADNPTADKRFDPQNTITRNADGSWKMKNSQVRMGVSTSTGYSAAKIPTYDRDVLASRGYMQAANDWKNVEMTGFVKLNAAQDGADNFDWYARGGKHNDDHSGCEGSSYKGGLHYDGRARWQKETWHVSYEQAPYKPATSALKGRWVGFKAVMRNTPVNGKEAVRLELYVNENADKVTWKKVHDMVDAGDWGGDADHCGGAVGAMPISWGGPIATFRWDNANDVDFKWLSVREIQP, encoded by the coding sequence TTGACCCGGAACCGATTTCTCGCTTCAACCTGTGGTGCCCTGCTCGCGCTGGCCACCGCTTCCGGCTGCGGTAACCCTGGCAACGAAGGAAGCGATTCGCCAGGGGCTGTCGAGCCGCCCGTGGAGCAGCCCCAGCTGCCGAGCCCCGATCCGTCCGAGCCGCCCGGTGGGCAGCCGACCGAGCCGGCGCCCACGCCCGAGCCGACCCCGGAGCCCACCCCTGAGCCCACGCCGGTGCCCACGCCGGACCCCAGCCCCGCTCCAGAGCCGAGCCCCGCTCCGGAGCCGACGCCCACCCCCACGCCTCCTCCGACGACTCCGAACAAGCCGGGCATGGACAAGTTCGGCGTGACGCAGCTGTACCCGACGGTGGCGGGCGGTGAGGAGTGGTCCCTCGCCGACAACCCGACGGCGGACAAGCGCTTCGACCCGCAGAACACGATTACGCGCAACGCGGACGGCTCCTGGAAGATGAAGAACAGCCAGGTGCGCATGGGCGTCTCCACGTCCACCGGCTACAGCGCCGCGAAGATTCCGACGTATGACCGTGACGTGCTGGCCAGCCGTGGCTACATGCAGGCCGCCAACGACTGGAAGAACGTGGAGATGACGGGCTTCGTGAAGCTCAACGCGGCGCAGGACGGCGCGGACAACTTCGACTGGTATGCGCGCGGCGGCAAGCACAACGACGACCACTCGGGCTGCGAGGGCAGCAGCTACAAGGGCGGCCTGCACTATGACGGCCGTGCCCGCTGGCAGAAGGAGACGTGGCACGTCTCCTACGAGCAGGCCCCGTACAAGCCCGCCACCTCGGCGCTCAAGGGCCGCTGGGTGGGCTTCAAGGCGGTGATGCGCAACACCCCCGTCAACGGCAAGGAAGCCGTGCGCCTGGAGCTGTACGTCAACGAGAACGCGGACAAGGTCACCTGGAAGAAGGTCCACGACATGGTGGACGCTGGCGACTGGGGCGGCGACGCCGACCATTGCGGTGGCGCCGTCGGTGCCATGCCGATCAGCTGGGGTGGCCCCATCGCCACGTTCCGCTGGGACAACGCCAACGACGTGGACTTCAAGTGGCTGTCCGTCCGTGAAATCCAGCCGTAG
- a CDS encoding TerC family protein, translating to MGNLESIGSPALWGGFIVFVIAMLALDLGVFHRKAHVVKFKEALGWSVVWVSLSLVFNAVVWWKFGAEPGVQFLTGYLIEKSLSVDNIFVFVVIFSALRIPALFQHRVLFWGILSALVLRAIMIFAGVAMLERFHWLIYVFGAFLILTGVKLFLQRNKEEHPEDGWLMRFARRTIPSTNTFDGHHFFTKENARWLATPLFMALLLVEASDVIFALDSIPAIFAVTRDPFIVFTSNIFAILGLRSMFFLLAGAVEKFSYLKVGLSAVLVFVGAKMSLVDVVKVSPAVSLGVIATLLGGSIVASLIKNRNAPATPPVSKELPGTSEA from the coding sequence ATGGGAAATCTCGAGAGCATCGGCAGTCCGGCCCTATGGGGCGGGTTCATCGTCTTCGTCATCGCGATGCTGGCGCTCGACCTCGGCGTGTTCCACCGCAAGGCGCACGTCGTGAAGTTCAAGGAGGCGCTGGGCTGGAGCGTGGTGTGGGTCAGCCTGTCGCTCGTCTTCAACGCCGTCGTCTGGTGGAAGTTCGGGGCCGAGCCGGGCGTGCAGTTCCTCACCGGCTACCTCATCGAGAAGTCGCTCTCCGTCGACAACATCTTCGTCTTCGTCGTCATCTTCTCCGCGCTGCGCATCCCCGCGCTGTTCCAGCACCGGGTGCTCTTCTGGGGCATCCTCAGCGCGCTGGTGCTGCGGGCCATCATGATCTTCGCGGGCGTGGCCATGCTGGAGCGCTTCCACTGGCTCATCTACGTCTTCGGCGCCTTCCTCATCCTGACGGGCGTGAAGCTCTTCCTGCAGCGCAACAAGGAGGAGCACCCGGAAGACGGCTGGCTGATGCGGTTCGCCCGGCGCACCATCCCCTCGACGAACACGTTCGACGGGCACCACTTCTTCACGAAGGAGAACGCCCGCTGGCTGGCCACGCCGCTCTTCATGGCGCTGCTGCTGGTGGAGGCGTCGGACGTCATCTTCGCGCTCGACTCCATCCCCGCCATCTTCGCGGTGACGAGAGATCCGTTCATCGTCTTCACGTCCAACATCTTCGCCATCCTCGGCCTGCGCTCGATGTTCTTCCTGCTGGCCGGCGCCGTGGAGAAGTTCAGCTACCTGAAGGTGGGCCTGTCCGCGGTGCTCGTCTTCGTCGGTGCGAAGATGTCGCTGGTGGACGTGGTGAAGGTGTCCCCCGCGGTGTCGCTGGGCGTCATCGCCACCCTGCTGGGCGGGAGCATCGTGGCGTCGCTCATCAAGAACCGGAACGCCCCGGCCACTCCGCCCGTCTCCAAGGAGCTCCCGGGGACGTCCGAGGCCTGA